TCGCATATACCTTGCATCTTCCTTACATTTGCATCATACTCAATATGTAAGTGCACAATGTTCtttgaatattttttatattttaagtctGAATTCTCAACCCCAACTTTGAAATAGAAGGATTTCTGCACAGGGAAGTATCTTTTTCTACAGTCAAGATGCAGAGAAGACATTTTAAGCTTAAAATGAATGTAAACTTCctctatgccccttctgtgctgAGGAGACAAATTGCCTTATCTAAACTGTAAGTATTGTGGAAGAGCACATTTGCTTTTGTCTGTGTGAGGCTGTGCAAGATGTGCTGAGTTGGGTGTGAAGAGCAAGTAGACCAccgccaacccccccccccccccccacacatacacacgcacacatgctgATGGCTGTGAAGTagtttttaatatgaaaaacatGAGCCAATACATGTTAAAATTGTTTTATGTATGATGCTCTTCCGTTTTCAGTTAAGTGGCCATTCAAAGTTTaacttcaattaaaataattatatcaatatAGAGCTGAACAGTGGAGCACTGCAGCCTTGAACCTGTCACATCCAGTACAGCACTAATTGTCCGTCAGACTCGGAGTATGGCTTTCTTGCATGTTTGCTGACACCTGCAGCTGTGGCTTCATCTGTCAATGCTTCTGGTGTCACTGAGCAGTCCTGAAATGGACCATATGAATGAGTCTCTGCTTTCTGAATCTTTTATTTTAGTGTGCGGTTATTGTATAGTTTCTTAATCGTCTTAAGGATGGAAAAACATGCACGGCATACATGCTTTGTGTAGTGCTTTTGTGTTCCAGACTCTGGGCTATTGTGCTTTATGAAAACtactgtaatgcagttgaatgtGCATACTTGCGATCAGATGTGGCTTCAACATGAAGAGGTGTGGCTTTCACATCTTATGGGAACACTTATTTTCCCTTCTGTCGCTACAGTGTCTGTTTGTGGAAGATATTGGCATTTAAGAAACGTTTTAGAGACCGAAGATCTCCTGGTATTCTGCATTAATCTGAATGCATTCAGTTTAAGTTGAAATGCATGCTTATACTCCGGATAAACACTGGTTTTGCTTACATGCTCTGTATTGTGATGCTTTTAGTGGattaagtgtaaaaaaaaataaacaagttatCGTAAAGTAACAGCCTTTTTAAATTTGAAGACCTGAAGTACTACCTTCTTTTTTAGGACTTGAGGAATAAAAGTAGAATCTGTCAGTGTTTTTCCTCAGCAGCTGCTTGTCCTTATTGCATGTTCTGAAAACAGTGTATTTTTCCGGCAGGTGACTATGTCGGAGCGAGGTGCCGCTGAGCGGGCCTGCAAAGATCCCAACCCCATCATTGATGGCAGGAAAGCCAACGTCAACCTGGCTTACCTGGGAGCCAAGCCACGCAGCCTGCAGACAGGTAAGCAGTTGCCGCTTTTGCCCACTCTGAATACACCAGGAGAGGCCGCTACCCTTGTGGTATGATGACATTTCACAGCAACTTCAATAATTTACTTAGGAGAGGGAAAAACTATAAAGACTCGGTGGCCATCTAGTATTGCATCTGAATGCCCTTGTGTTAATTTGTCATCGGCAGCAATCCATAAGTTGCAGATCATGTTTGTGATTGGGTTCCCGTGGTTTTGTAACAAGACATGCAGTTTCCCTAATGTTCTTTTCACTGGTCCGTATGCCATCTACAGAGAGACCCAATAAGTCAGCTGTTCCCAGCGCAGCGGTCTCCACGCTCTGCTATTTATTAACCTGCTTTATCAGCGAGTTCCCTGAAAGTCATATTATTTATACTGGTATTGGTCATGCCAACTAATGGTAAAAAGCActcttgtttttaaatgtctttttggTCAGCTATCCATTTGAAAGCTGTGACTGTTTTCCCTAACGACTTGGTAGGCAGAATGCACAAGCTGAAAAACGACTCGGAATTTGAATGTGTTCTGTCATATTTAGCAATGCACTCTAAAGCGTGTCCCTGTCCTAGCTGTGATTCAGACTATCTTTTGCCTGACTGCACTAGGCATTTCTCATCAGGGCAGTAATGTGTGCACAGTCACTTCAGACGCCATGGATTCTTTTAATCGTGTATAAATCCACGGCAGTTGGGGACCTTCTCTGGGCTTTGTAAAATCCTCCACTCTGACCTACTGTTCCGTCTCCCCCAGGCTTGACCATTGGTGTTCAACAGATCCACCCGAGTCTAATCCAGAGGCAATATGGGTAAGTGAGGGGTTGGTGTGATGGGTCTCCCCGTCTGTCTTTGTTCTTTGTGCTCTGTTCTGGTCCACTcagcgctttttttttttttttaaataaggccGACTTAAGACCCTTAAAATGCAAGTGAAGGGTAATTATAGCTCTGCATTCtcgtaatttgttttatttgcaaaGGCTGGATTTGGTTTCTGCTCGGGTCACATTTGTTCCCACAACACTAACGCACCATGAAATTGGGCACAGGTGGACCCCAGTTGCTGCAAGGTCACAGCAGAGCGCCACAGGAATGTAGGAAAGGAGAATTGCCTTTTCCCCTGGGGAATTCTGTATAGTATTGTGACTCCCCTGTGAGTAAAGTCCCTTGGtgtcattttccattttttttttttttttttttttagataaatTGCATCACCCTATCTGCTGATCAGTATTGGAAGCATATCTCATCCTACATCAGTTTCGAACCATATGAACACCCTAGAATTAATGAAATCTAAGTTAGTCATTAGGCAAAAACAAAaccgccaaaaaaaaaaaaaaaaacggtctGTAGGACCTCAACAAAGCACCTGGCTTACTCCATGTGTAGAGTGACTGTGCTGTGCAAACAGGCGGAAGAGCGAGTCATTGAGTTTATCAATTCATGGTCTAACGACTTCTGTAAACATTTCCAATGATGGGGATTACTGCTGACTTGTGTAAGCCCCGCAGTGCGCTGTCATTCTGCCAGTGGAGATGGCTATCGTGGTCACTGGTGTCGAGAGGTGGAACTGGGGCTGAAAAATGTTTAGCTTTACTTTCAACTGCGTTAGTTCCCAATTTCTATCAATTGTCTGAGATCAACCGTAGACTACAGTGAACCTACATGATCCAGTGCCTCATCTCCCCTGCCTTTCCTGGTTTTTAGTCAGAAGTGACAAATGTATCCGTTTGGTTCAGAGAAACTCCCTTGAGTTTTTGAATGTGAATCTTGAGCCAGTTGCACAGCTGCGCTCTCCCTACTTGACCCAGAAAAGGATAACTTGGTGCCACAGATGTGCCGTTAAAATGGCAGTAATCAACATTCTCTTTTCTGTTCTTAATACTTAATTTGTATTTGGCACTGGTAACCCTGAACGAAGACCTGTTATGTGAATTTAATAAATACTGATGCATGATGATGCCAgtgaggattaaaaaaaaaaaaagtgtttttctctttcttagaattgtttttaattctccaATTTTGCAAGGGATTAAGGGAGTGAAAGACCTTATTTTAGCTCATCAGCTTTGAaattttaaacaagctgctctTAATTATTGATCCAGATAGCTTTTAGGGGAACCAAGTGAACACTTTTGCCAAAAGGcctcataaataaatgataattatTTGATCTCCTCTTCTGACACGCATGCAGATGCCAAGAGTTGTTCAATTCAATCAACAGTAAACGGACGAAATGAGATCCTGTTGCCATTTTCTGCAGTTGTCGTTCTCCAGGCAGGAGTTGTCCCGGGGGTTTAGTGTGCAGAGGCTTGTATCGTGTCTGCTGGGATCACAGGGCTGGAGTCAGGTCATCGCATGCTGGCAGTGCAGAATGCAAGCAATTCATTGTGAAACCGTACAGAACAAAAGTGATGTTTTGTCCGAACCATGCAGTTTTTGTGCGATGCAAATTTAagtgtttaaattaaatgctgCTTGACTTTAATCGGAAGGTCActacttaattttattagtttaaatttattttccactggtattaaattacacattttcttgTACACGGAGGATAGGTGGGGGATTGTTAAATTTACAgtacccttaaaaaaaaaaaaatgtaagaccTTTTCAAACTGCCATCTTGTAAACGCAAAGAAGCAGTGGGTGAGCAGCTCGAAGTGCCTTATTGAGCATTTGAacaacaattttacattttacatttcgaAACTTCAATTCCCTTATACTTTGGAGACGAAATATCGCCAATATGCCATGTGATAACAAAACACCCTGTTTGACCGCTGTTAACTGAGTTTTAAACATGGAGGATAGTTACAGACCTTGTgtggttttattaaataaaaaaagacccaCGATTGTTCATTCTACGCAAGCAGCTAGAATTTGACTCCACCAACTGTCTGTTCGGTGCTTAGTGCTTTGTGTTACTGAGGTTGGGGGTGGAGCGGTGCtcggcaaaaaataaataaccttcACAAAATTTGACAGGTGCGGCACGTCCATTCTTCTTGCCTTCAGTTCCATAAACAGCCTCAATAAAGGCTGGGGGGTGGCTTATGTTTCTGTGAATTCAGTTCATAGTTGTTTGTTTACATGCTCTTTGCCAAGAAAGCACCTGTCCTGACCATATTGTGAGATAAGTGTCCTTATCTCTAATGTCAACAGCAGATGGCCTTTCTGTTcttgtttggggggggggggaggggacaGGGGGAATTACTGGGCACCATGTGATTTGATTGCTGTTCATCGGTTTCATAAAGCGACTGAAAACGTGCATTTGGAGTGTTCTGTGGTCACCAGTTGCACAAAGGCCACTGTGGGCAGATGAGCCATGGTTGTGGTGTTGAGGGCACTGGTTGTCCAACTTGGCAGGAGCCCGAACTGGCGTGTTGCTCAGCTGGGGAAGCTGCACACCCCTGTGGTGGCTGCCAGGGAAGGCCAAAACAGAAGTgaggttattttgttttgttttttttgtaacgGAGGAAAGGGCTTTTACACATTTCCTGTGCAAACAAAAGCAGCTTGAGCCAGGGGGATTACAACAAAGAAAAAGTGCAAGACCGACTGAACGCAGAGCGCACAGATACCTCGGTGGGGAAGAGGTGGGGGGGAAGGGCGGTGACTGATTCTGGTTAGAGCAGGGGTGGCTTGCCTGTGCCGAACTGGGGTAGAGAAGGCTGTGTGTATGATCTGATTTTTACCTACTTATGTTTTCAAGGTCCCCATCTTCTTAGTTTTGCTGAAGAGGGAGGGGGGCTTGTATGTGAAAATTTGCCACAGTATTTAATAAGATGGTTTtgtaagttttttttatatattttatttttagtcaaTCGAAAGGTATTCCGATTTCTTCAGTAAAGCTAAAGGAAACTAACATTTCAGCAGCCAAGCAGAGGTGTTACAAAAGTTTCCTAATGTGTGTGTTACATCTGtggcttgattttttttttttttttttgaagataGGTGATTTTGGAAGGTAAAGCAACAATTCAATTTAAGCTCATTATAGATTTCCTtgtaatacatataaaatatacaattatgtCCATTTAAATCGATGCAGCATTTATTTCTGGCAAACCCATGCgacatttattcatgttttgattttttttttttaagcttcttTCCTTGCTAACCTCCTAATTTTTATGTTACAAATAAATTGGCTTGGAATGATGTGAAGAAAGTGCTGCAGGCCAAAGGATTAGAGATTAACCAGAGATTAACTTCTCATAGATTCAGTTCTGAAGGACTGTCACCGTAGATTCACCCCCCCACCTTTctttctcaaaaaaaaaaaaaaaaagtgaagagGAAGCTTAAGATGTTGTTTTGCTGCCGGTGCGCTCTGGTGCCGCGCTGCATGGGGAGGGTTTGTGGTGACACCCCGGCCTCTCGTGACTCTTGACTACAGTGTGCTGGGAGGCTGCGGGTCAGGGGGGTGGCGGCCTGCTCGTCTCTGACAAAGGCTGCTGTTATGGGTGTACACAGTGCCAGGCCGGAGCACAGCGCCCTGCAGTGTGTGTGGATAAACAGTGTGTGGCTAAACCGTGTAGGCCGGGCCCTGGCCACAACCCAGCGTGGCACTCTGTGTTGGAGGACCCTTCTGTAGAGGCTTGAAAGGTTAATTAGAAACTGTCAGGCACATCATAGCACACAGGCCTTCCTTTCAAATACCAGCCCTAAAGCGACCCGAAAGGTTAACGTATGCTagggaaggttttttttttttattatttatttccagcTGCTTCAGCTTACAGGGAAATTACTGCTCTCCTCAACCTCTTCCATGAACTTGAATTGGTAGTGTTTTTTTGTAAGTCTCTTGTATTCCTGGCTTTCTACACTAAACTTGACTTCAAGTAAAATGCACAAAATCCTTAATTGCTTAATGAATGCTGTGCGGAtaagagtgtgttgtgtgtgaagtATGGGGTCAGCTATAGAATAAACTTGTTTAAGACCGAAGGCAGAGCACAATAAATCTTAAGGTTTCAAAACTAGAGGCATCAAATAATTGTCTACAGAGAGGCACTTTATCTTTTAGTTCTTAAATCAACAATGGTCCCGAATTGTCCCTAATCTCCTTCTCTCTGGTGTTCTGGGGGCAGCTTGCAGCCGTCTGCACGGAGCCAGCCCTGCTCCTGTAGCGTCTGAGGTGTGGACTCTGTGTCCCTGACTGGAggcccccaccccaccctctcCCTCATGAGGGACATCGCCGGCGTCCTCTGAGACACAGGCTGTGGGTCTGGAGAAAGAGTGCTGTGCCGtggagtgtttgtgtgtgtgtctctgtgtgtgtcctgaAAATGGCTAAGGTTGTGTGTTCCGCCCGAGAGAAATTCCCTCCCTCTCCTAGCATGGCTTTGGTTTGCAGTGACAGTGGTGTTGATGGTTTGTTGTGTGACAATcacctgggggtggggggggtggtttGGTGGCGGAGATTGTTCCACTAGCTTGTTGTGTGTGGTTTCCTCACTCGGACATTATCACCTGCCTGATTACACTTATCTGCTAGTTAAACTTTTTAttccttacattttaattacccAATTTCTAGCTATGAGCCTCCTAAGAAGTATACTTATACAGAATATTTctgcatttaattgttttaggaGTAGGTAAGGAAATAAGGCTCCTATGCCCTAGCAGTCTGAGCCATTAAATTTTTTACAAGCCTTGCATGATCAGACACCATTTCATCCTGGCTACCTTATTCTGAATAAACTTGCAAAGACTCACCACGTGGAGTTAAACTTAATGTAGCTTTTCTGCTtcatttggatttttttttttttataacaggAGCCTGCAAATTGTAATGCCCGAAATGGATCGTGCTGTAATGCAATGGGAGTCTCCTTTCCATGCCTTTTTAGGAGACGGACGCAAAGGCACGTCCGTGTTAATTGGATTATACGGTCCTATGAATTTGctgcacaccaaaaaaaaaaaaagttccttgCCCGAATGTCATGTACTATTAATAGATCTGAGCAACACCGGGATCTAAAAtgatttgtatttgcatttggCTCCTTGTGCCATTACAGTAGCTTTTGATTTGAAAAATTTCAGGCGGCTGTTTGCCCGTTCCTCTGGCACGAAGTCCGCACAGAGCCGCACATAGATGGTCTATTTTGCTGTCTGGCTTTTTCCGATTGTCAGTCCCTATAGTCTTCAGAGGAGCTGCACTGAGAGACCGAGGATGGAGGCTTGCGCTCTGAGGCAGTTAAAAATAGACCAACAagaccctcacacacacacctctccaGCAGATAATCCAGATCCTGGACAGTCTCTGACTCTTGGGCGAGATGTACAGCATCACCACTGGGCCCTATATGCTCCTATGATTTTGGTGCTTCCTTGTCAGACTTTTTATTTCACTCGAAAGGCAAGAGACGCGGAGGAAGTCCCCAGCAAGTTCTTGGACTATGGTCGATGAGAGACTGCAGTTAAAAACTAGATTTGCAAGCCGTTACATTTTGGGTGCCCCAGGACTAAGACTGGATGTTCTGGTTCTTTCCAATCATTTTTACAGGCCTTGATTTTTAACCACTGATGCTTGGCCACAACaactcttcccctctctcttggCTAACCCATGTCTTTTTGTTTCCAGGCTAGCCCAGCAGTACATGTACCCCCAGGccttcatgcagccaggactggTGATCCCCACCCAGATGTCCTCCGTGAACTCTCCCTACCTGGACTACAGCGCCGCCTACGCCCAGTATGCCTCCACTGCCTTCGAGCAGTACCCCTACGCCGCCTCGCCCGGCTTCCTGGGTTACAGCTATCCCACTAACCCGGCCGCCGCCCCCACCACAGTCCAGCAGTCCCTCTCTGCGGGAGCCGCGCCCCCCACAGCTGCCTTTGTCCAGTACCCCCCCCAGCAGGTACACCCCGACCGCATGCAGTGAGAGCTGTCTGGTGGGTTGGGGAATGAAGTATGTAAGAGTGGAAGGGGAgcgaaggaggaggaggaggaggaggaggaaggaggtGGGGTGCCCAAAGTAGGCTGGGGGAGGATAGGAGGAAGTGTGACTGTTTATTGCACTATGACATGATACAACCCGTGACACCAGGATGATGTTCTGGGCCTGAAGGATACCTGGCCGCATCAAGGGCTTCCAGAAACTCTTTAATACACTTATTTTTTATCAAACAATGGAAACCTGACCCATGTCTGTTGCCAAACGCAGTCCTGACCTGAGCTGTGAGGATCCAAAGTTACTGAAGATCGGAGGAGGAATGGCCAACGTCAAGCTCCACAACTAGGTTCAGTGCAGGAGTAGGAGGGCTGAACTGGAGGCTCAATAAACAATACCTGTGAGCAGAGGAGGAAAACGAGACCCTTTCACCTGTGAAGGGatggaggttttttttttttttttttttctccccatttCCCCAGGTTCCGTCAGACGCTGCGGGCTGGGCTCTTAAAGAGTCGGCCTTTCTCAGGAGTGGGAGACCCTAGAGGGGAATTTAAAAGTTACAGTCTCCCTAAAGGGACAAAAAAGTAATTTCTGGTCTGTTATGAAGAGATCCTAGGATGAGGACAATTCTAGACTTGACATGTTCTTGAAGAAATTAAAGTtgtcaaacaaaaataaacctgcaggaatacttattttatttcatgagGCCTTAactactatttccagattctcATTTTcataccccccctcccccactgtgATTATCATAAGccattctttattatttttttaaaggaaaataaacctgAAATGTAGGTAGGACTATCTTTcattgtctttcacattcatgttcactttttctatGTTAAGTTATTGTAGATCAAAGTAGCTCGCatttgatttcaatatgcaATCATACAATTGGGGGGGGAGGGGACAAGGAGTATTGGCTAAATATTTATAAGGTAGTTCACACTGTAATACCTGTGTATTTTGTATAACTGTTAATCATAAGATAATCATGTCAgacaatgctttaaaaaaaaaaaaaaaaaaaaaaaaaaaatgctcatGTACACTTAAATATATTGCTGCAACTTTAAGGTAAATCTACAGTATTTATGTTAACCTATTTAAAGGAAAGAAACCGTTACATTCTtgttcaggatttttttttttttctttttttcttcatccCCATCCTGGGAAATGATCAAAACTCCTTTGAAAGCTTGAACAATGAGATGTTTGATTTTACCAGCAGGACACGATTAAAAGCATGAGTTgcagaaggatttttttttttttttttttttgggtcgTTTCTCCTCTCACTCCACAGCCAGTTGTCTGTCATGCAGGTGTTGGAGCATTTTCATGTTATTTATGTACAATGAAGCCataaaatttaaataataaaaaataaattgtaaataTTGAAAGAAAAAGGAACGAAAGAATAACGTTTTGCTTTCACACTCACGGACGAGACCTGGCCCCATCCACAGGTCTAAGCAAACCTCAGCTGTAGTGGGAGGATGAAGGGAAGGGGGTCTACATTGTCTAAACGGACATCCTTCCTTGCGTCACTTGCCTCTGTCAAGTTCCATTACATTTTCGTGGGCACAGCTCACTGACTCACTGCGCTCTCTCTTCACGGTCTGCCCTCTGGGGTGAGGAAGCCTTTGTGCAGCAGTACAGTGGGAAAGGATTAGGAGGAGCGCAGCCTGTGAAAATAGAAAGCGCAAGGTTAAATTGCAGGCGGTCAGGACCTCGCATTCCTTCTGTGCGAGGCTTCGAGGGGCGCAGCACACTTTGCTCTCATTTCTATGACCGTTTAGGATTTGATTTATGTCGAGCTTGCAGAATATACGTGTGGTTTGCagagaaggggggaaaaaatgtcACGTACTATGCAGTGTTGGAGTCTATGGAGTACTAAGCTGCCTGTTTTGTCCCATGGATTTGGGAGCCTTATAGTCATTGTCCCTTTGTGTCTGAATCCAACTGAGGCCTTGCTCTCTGTGGGGCAAAGGGAGCTGGACCCCCCAGGCCTGAGTCATGGTGAACCAGTTAGTCTCATCGGACCGACGGGCCTCTGGGATGTAGGTGGTACACTGGGAGGGATAGATTTTTAGTGACTGAActtgtgtttgtgcgtgtgtcgGTGTCAGTCTGTCACTGTCTCTCGATGAAAACTGAAGGGAGACCAGCTGGtaacatttttattgtttagACAGAGTAGGAGGaggagtgtttttgttttggcacGAGATCCCGTTCTCAAGCAGGGTGCCTCCGACGTAGCTGCCGCTGTTCCTGCTTCTGCCTGCAGTAAGTGCCTCTCTGCATTTGTTCAGATTGTCTGTGCGCTCTGCGTTTGTGCGCAAGTGCGTTATCGGGCCGAGCTGTGTTCAGGCGGAGATACAGGGGATGGTGGGGCCCTGGGTTATCAGTCTGTGCAGGCAGCCGCGCTGTCTCGGCCAAGGACTTGGGGTATTTCCAGTACGGAGATGCCTGACTTCGGAGGCTGTTGCCAGGGAGCAGGTAGAAGATCACTTGCAGCCAGTGCTGATTGGGTTTGAGGATCTGTTTTCGACTGCAGCCTCCCAGGCAAGAGATTACGAGCTTGTTCTAAATGCCTCTGCTGCTGAAGAAATAAACTATGAAAATTATTCACACCACCTGGTTTTCCCTGTATGTTTGCAAACACTTATTGCAAACTGCACACATGCAATTGATTTGGGTTAAAAGTAGTAGAACATTATATCAAATAGTTTTACCTTAACTGTTTTGTGTGTATACTGTGATCTGGACTCTTATTTGGCATATTTATATCCACATTAACTAATAGACATTAGTGTCCGGGTTATTCGCACGGTGACATTGTCCTTTTGAAGTAATTCAAGTTGAAGGGGGAAGGAAAACACTGCAGGAGCAAATGACTTGGCTAacaaaaatactttttcccttgAGCACTTCTCTGTGGCGGAGACGCTGTCCGCTtactgaggtgagagagagcattGCTGACTTGTTCTGCAGAGATTACTGTCTCTTTAATGCCTCCAAAGCTCGGTTTGAATTAAAGGCTGCCAGTAGCCCTGTTGAATAGCAAGGTCTTCTAGGCCTAGGAGTGTTTTCTGCTGAGTCACCAACAAACAAGCACCTACAAAATATTTATAcagtgtgtatatctatataggGCATGCCAGTCCTGTCAAATGC
The genomic region above belongs to Amia ocellicauda isolate fAmiCal2 chromosome 4, fAmiCal2.hap1, whole genome shotgun sequence and contains:
- the rbm38 gene encoding RNA-binding protein 38; this translates as MLLHQFVNGALDAMHPTIQKDTTFTKIFVGGLPYHTNDASLRKYFEVFGDIEEAVVITDRQTGKSRGYGFVTMSERGAAERACKDPNPIIDGRKANVNLAYLGAKPRSLQTGLTIGVQQIHPSLIQRQYGLAQQYMYPQAFMQPGLVIPTQMSSVNSPYLDYSAAYAQYASTAFEQYPYAASPGFLGYSYPTNPAAAPTTVQQSLSAGAAPPTAAFVQYPPQQVHPDRMQ